In one Acidimicrobiia bacterium genomic region, the following are encoded:
- a CDS encoding glucose 1-dehydrogenase, with the protein MTRLDGKVALITGAARGQGAAEARLFASAGAAVVLGDVLDDDGENVANEIGERAAYCHLDVTSEGDWAAAVDTAVNRFDGLDVLVSNAGISPMPRPIVDTDLADYRKVIEVNQVGAFLGVRAAAPAVVERGGGSIVLISSVNGFVGAGGIAGYVSSKFALRGLTKVAALELGRSGVRVNSVHPGPIDTPMVQPESWDGFDMRPALAHSNPLGRIGQPEEVAELVAWLASDASAYCTGAEFVIDGGYLAGPFNALGTDA; encoded by the coding sequence GTGACGCGACTCGACGGCAAGGTCGCGCTGATCACCGGTGCGGCGAGGGGACAGGGTGCCGCGGAGGCCCGGCTCTTCGCGTCAGCAGGCGCGGCCGTTGTTCTCGGCGACGTGCTCGATGATGACGGCGAGAACGTCGCCAACGAGATCGGTGAACGTGCCGCCTATTGCCACCTGGACGTGACCAGCGAAGGCGACTGGGCCGCTGCGGTCGATACGGCGGTGAATCGCTTCGATGGCCTCGACGTGCTCGTGAGCAACGCGGGGATCTCACCGATGCCCCGACCGATCGTCGACACCGATCTGGCCGACTATCGGAAGGTGATCGAGGTGAACCAGGTCGGGGCCTTCCTCGGCGTGCGCGCTGCCGCGCCGGCCGTGGTCGAGCGCGGAGGAGGGTCGATCGTCCTCATTTCGTCGGTCAACGGCTTCGTGGGCGCCGGCGGAATCGCCGGCTACGTCTCGAGCAAGTTCGCGCTGCGCGGGTTGACCAAGGTGGCGGCGCTCGAGCTCGGCCGCAGTGGGGTCAGGGTCAACTCGGTGCACCCCGGTCCGATCGATACGCCGATGGTGCAGCCCGAGAGCTGGGACGGCTTCGACATGCGGCCGGCGCTGGCCCACTCGAATCCACTCGGGCGTATCGGCCAGCCCGAGGAAGTCGCCGAGCTCGTGGCTTGGCTCGCGTCCGACGCGAGCGCGTACTGCACGGGTGCCGAGTTCGTGATCGACGGTGGATACCTCGCCGGACCCTTCAACGCGCTCGGGACCGATGCATGA
- a CDS encoding AMP-binding protein codes for MPDIAELVRARAAGGERFALRFEDDTWTWIQFVDAATQRAAWLRAELDRDVPRHVGLLLDNVPEFAIWLGAAALTNDVLVGINPTRRGAELERDICHTDCQAIVTERRHLPLLDELDLGPANGRILVIDGDGYADALAPYEGARVPEAEIDPIAPYLLLFTSGTGGAPKACIVSQGRLVRMSTGLTMMQQLTHDDVMYCTMPLFHSNAIITSFGPWLISGAELVLRRRFSASGFLPDVRKYSVTYFNYVGKPLSYILATLEQPDDANNTLVRVFGNEAADLDIERFGTRFGCTVGDGYGSTEGGANINRMPEMPKGALGVGPDGTSIVNPDTGEDCPPARFDDAGHLLNSDESIGEIVNKQGVPSFEGYYKNAEADAQRVHDGWYWTGDLGYRDKDGWFYFAGRDYEWLRVDGENFAAAPLERILARHPDVVLAAVYAVPDEVVGDQVMAALQLKPGASFDAAGFDAFLAEQADLGTKWSPRYVRVVDSLPVTETQKILKRQLRNERWDVTVPNLPSKVWWRPANDEQLRPMTDADRSDLHARFEARGRTDQLERV; via the coding sequence ATGCCCGACATCGCGGAGCTGGTGCGAGCCAGGGCAGCCGGCGGTGAACGCTTCGCACTTCGGTTCGAAGACGACACCTGGACGTGGATCCAGTTCGTGGATGCCGCGACGCAACGCGCCGCGTGGCTGCGCGCCGAGCTCGACCGTGACGTGCCGCGTCACGTCGGACTGCTCCTCGACAACGTCCCCGAGTTCGCGATTTGGCTCGGGGCAGCCGCGCTGACGAACGACGTGCTCGTCGGTATCAACCCGACCCGGCGCGGCGCAGAGCTCGAGCGCGACATCTGCCACACCGACTGTCAAGCCATCGTCACCGAGCGTCGCCACCTGCCGTTGCTCGATGAGCTCGACCTCGGCCCCGCGAACGGTCGGATCCTCGTGATCGACGGCGATGGATACGCCGACGCGCTCGCTCCATACGAGGGTGCCCGGGTTCCCGAAGCCGAGATCGACCCGATCGCGCCCTACCTGCTGCTGTTCACGTCGGGCACCGGCGGTGCACCGAAAGCGTGCATCGTCTCCCAGGGTCGGTTGGTCCGCATGAGCACCGGGCTCACGATGATGCAGCAGCTGACGCACGACGACGTCATGTACTGCACGATGCCGCTCTTCCACTCGAACGCGATCATCACGTCGTTCGGGCCATGGCTGATCTCGGGCGCCGAGCTCGTCCTTCGCCGGCGCTTCTCCGCATCGGGCTTCCTGCCCGACGTGCGCAAGTACAGCGTCACATACTTCAACTACGTCGGCAAGCCACTCTCGTACATCCTCGCCACCCTCGAGCAGCCTGACGACGCCAACAACACCCTCGTGCGAGTGTTCGGCAACGAGGCCGCCGATCTCGACATCGAGCGGTTCGGCACGCGGTTCGGTTGCACGGTGGGTGACGGCTACGGATCCACCGAAGGTGGCGCCAACATCAACCGGATGCCCGAGATGCCCAAGGGTGCGCTGGGCGTGGGTCCCGACGGAACGTCGATCGTGAACCCCGACACCGGGGAAGACTGCCCGCCCGCGCGCTTCGATGACGCCGGGCACCTGCTGAACTCCGACGAGTCGATTGGCGAGATCGTCAACAAGCAGGGCGTGCCCTCGTTCGAGGGGTACTACAAGAACGCCGAGGCTGACGCGCAGCGCGTGCACGACGGCTGGTACTGGACCGGCGACCTCGGATATCGCGACAAGGACGGGTGGTTCTACTTCGCCGGCCGCGATTACGAGTGGCTCCGCGTCGACGGCGAGAACTTCGCCGCCGCACCCCTCGAGCGCATTCTCGCCCGTCACCCCGACGTTGTCCTCGCCGCCGTCTATGCCGTGCCCGACGAGGTGGTCGGCGACCAGGTGATGGCCGCGCTCCAGCTGAAGCCGGGCGCGTCGTTCGACGCGGCCGGCTTTGACGCGTTCCTCGCCGAGCAGGCCGACCTCGGGACGAAGTGGTCACCGCGCTACGTGCGCGTCGTCGACTCGCTCCCCGTGACCGAGACGCAGAAGATCCTGAAACGCCAGCTTCGCAACGAACGCTGGGACGTCACCGTTCCCAACCTTCCCAGCAAGGTCTGGTGGCGCCCCGCCAACGACGAGCAGCTGCGGCCGATGACAGACGCGGATCGGTCCGACCTGCACGCCCGGTTCGAGGCGCGTGGTCGGACCGATCAGCTCGAACGCGTCTGA
- a CDS encoding amidohydrolase family protein: MFFDVDSHFMEPPDLWAEHIEPAFRDRAPTTSDRGAMSVDGMRLPTVRWRRLAGGMKTLEDTWASTYGRYDERDWDPDAYVLAMDDQSIDRMALYPSRGLMQVAVAGLDPALAAAIVRAYNDWATKFVAHVPDRLLAVGQLALNDVDAAIVEARRGVNELGMKGFFVLPEPPLPGVTLEHDYYEPLWATLEELGASLSLHNVAGTGLGQIGADRFGDWALPRVAAAFPLESQLTLFSFLVGGICDRHPGLRVVVLESGAGWLPFWLWWLDELYERYARLDVHELSATPGELFRRQCFVSAEIEEPNLRQVIDAVGLDCIVTAADFPHPEGSFPNGVREFMARDDLSSAEKTAIAWDNPRRLYGLD, encoded by the coding sequence GTGTTCTTCGATGTCGACTCCCACTTCATGGAGCCGCCCGACCTCTGGGCCGAGCACATCGAGCCCGCCTTTCGTGACCGCGCGCCCACCACCAGCGATCGCGGCGCGATGTCGGTCGACGGGATGCGCCTGCCGACGGTGAGGTGGCGACGCTTGGCCGGTGGCATGAAGACCCTCGAAGACACCTGGGCCAGCACGTACGGCCGCTACGACGAGCGCGACTGGGACCCCGACGCCTACGTGCTCGCGATGGACGACCAGAGCATCGACCGCATGGCGCTCTACCCCAGCCGCGGGCTGATGCAGGTGGCTGTGGCCGGTCTCGATCCTGCGCTCGCGGCCGCCATCGTGCGCGCGTACAACGACTGGGCCACGAAGTTCGTCGCCCATGTACCGGACCGACTCCTCGCGGTCGGACAGCTCGCACTGAACGACGTCGACGCGGCAATCGTCGAAGCCCGCCGCGGTGTGAACGAGCTCGGGATGAAGGGATTCTTCGTGCTGCCGGAGCCTCCCCTCCCCGGCGTCACGCTCGAGCATGACTACTACGAGCCGCTGTGGGCGACCTTGGAAGAGCTGGGCGCGTCGCTGTCGTTGCACAATGTCGCCGGCACCGGCCTCGGGCAGATCGGCGCCGATCGCTTCGGCGACTGGGCACTGCCGCGCGTCGCCGCTGCGTTCCCACTCGAGTCCCAGCTCACCCTGTTCTCCTTCTTGGTGGGCGGCATCTGCGACCGGCACCCCGGCTTGCGGGTGGTCGTGTTGGAGTCAGGCGCGGGCTGGCTTCCCTTTTGGCTCTGGTGGCTCGACGAGCTGTACGAGCGCTACGCGAGACTTGACGTGCACGAGCTGTCGGCCACGCCGGGCGAGCTCTTCCGCCGACAGTGCTTCGTCTCGGCCGAGATCGAGGAACCCAACCTCCGACAGGTCATCGATGCAGTGGGGCTGGACTGCATCGTGACCGCGGCCGACTTCCCCCACCCCGAAGGCTCGTTCCCCAACGGCGTGCGCGAGTTCATGGCGCGCGACGACCTCAGCAGTGCAGAGAAGACCGCGATCGCCTGGGACAACCCCCGCCGGCTCTACGGACTGGACTAG
- a CDS encoding SMP-30/gluconolactonase/LRE family protein: protein MGTPAEVRDIATGLEFPEGPIVMPDGSVLVVEIRRGTLSRVGTDGKVDVVADLGGGPNGAAIGPDGACYIANNGGFLWSELDGMLIPFDLKTMSNQPVDFTGGWINRVDLETGEHSVLCEECDGFAFRGPNDIVFDTDGGFWFTDFGKSRAHDTDRGGLYYGTVAGKSVVQVARGLLGPNGVGLSPAGDRVYVAESYTGRLNAWDVTGPGKVKSPMATVVEATKGHFDSLAVEADGAVVVAAIGEGLCVVQADGTGHEYVALPDRFTTNVCFGGDDMRTAYATLSGMGRLVALDWPRPGLKLAF from the coding sequence ATGGGCACGCCAGCCGAGGTCCGCGACATCGCGACCGGCCTGGAATTTCCCGAGGGTCCGATCGTCATGCCCGACGGCAGCGTGCTCGTGGTCGAGATCCGACGCGGCACGCTGAGCCGCGTCGGCACCGACGGCAAGGTCGACGTCGTCGCCGACCTCGGCGGCGGCCCCAACGGCGCGGCGATCGGCCCCGACGGTGCTTGCTACATCGCCAACAACGGCGGCTTCCTGTGGAGCGAGCTCGACGGGATGCTCATCCCGTTTGACCTCAAGACGATGAGCAACCAGCCGGTCGACTTCACGGGTGGATGGATCAACCGCGTCGACCTCGAGACCGGCGAGCACTCCGTGCTGTGCGAGGAATGCGACGGGTTCGCGTTCCGGGGGCCGAACGACATCGTGTTCGACACCGACGGAGGATTCTGGTTCACCGACTTCGGGAAGTCCCGCGCCCACGACACCGACCGCGGCGGCCTCTACTACGGCACGGTTGCCGGGAAGTCCGTCGTGCAAGTGGCGCGAGGGCTGCTCGGGCCGAACGGCGTCGGGCTCTCCCCCGCCGGTGACCGCGTGTACGTGGCCGAGAGCTACACCGGTCGGCTGAATGCTTGGGACGTAACCGGACCCGGCAAGGTCAAGAGCCCGATGGCCACCGTGGTCGAGGCCACCAAAGGCCACTTCGACTCCCTCGCGGTCGAAGCTGACGGCGCGGTCGTGGTCGCGGCGATCGGCGAAGGACTGTGCGTCGTGCAAGCCGACGGCACTGGGCACGAATACGTGGCGCTGCCCGACCGGTTCACCACGAATGTGTGCTTCGGCGGCGACGACATGCGCACCGCCTACGCGACGCTGTCCGGAATGGGAAGGCTGGTCGCGCTGGATTGGCCTCGCCCCGGGTTGAAGCTCGCGTTCTAG
- a CDS encoding MFS transporter, whose protein sequence is MTPASPGALVAFRSRDYRVFWLAAIVSNSGNWMQTITVPYVILRMTHSTTWVGFAAFMAFGPALAMGPLAGSLADRYPRKQVVLVTQALMMIAAFALFALWVSDAATPESIVAILLVSGIGSGLGIASWQSFIPQLVPTEHMLSAIRLNSVQFTAARAFGPALAGLVLAELGPSVGFLFNAVSFLLVLVALLAIHPRAIDLPVVMTGSLEHFRAGVRYVRERQALLLPVLTIFVVSFFGSSVIQLCAPLARRVFDVGKAEYGLMVAAFGLGAVFGTFFTLAFGDRIRRSRLAMIGLVLFAVGEMLLGGAPAYAAGVVGLFGMGFAYMFIAVSLNTSIQARVEESHRGRVLSIYLMGLLAGVPFGALLGGAVADFVGLRATVIGGGTVVLAFAVFAALVYDAMGPLNESIDESEPVHADALLTTQPTIAGAD, encoded by the coding sequence ATGACACCGGCTTCTCCGGGTGCGCTGGTGGCATTCCGGTCGCGCGACTACCGGGTGTTCTGGTTGGCGGCGATCGTGTCGAACTCCGGCAACTGGATGCAGACGATCACAGTGCCGTACGTGATCCTCCGCATGACCCACTCGACGACCTGGGTGGGGTTCGCCGCGTTCATGGCATTCGGGCCGGCGCTGGCGATGGGGCCGTTGGCAGGCTCGCTTGCCGACCGGTACCCGCGCAAGCAGGTCGTGCTGGTGACGCAAGCATTGATGATGATCGCAGCGTTCGCGCTCTTCGCGTTATGGGTCAGCGACGCCGCGACTCCTGAGTCGATCGTCGCGATCCTCCTCGTGTCGGGGATTGGCTCCGGGCTCGGGATTGCGTCGTGGCAGTCCTTCATTCCGCAGCTCGTGCCCACGGAGCACATGCTGAGCGCCATTCGACTCAACTCGGTGCAGTTCACCGCCGCGCGCGCGTTCGGCCCGGCGCTCGCCGGGCTCGTCCTCGCCGAGCTCGGGCCGAGCGTGGGGTTCCTCTTCAACGCGGTGTCGTTCCTGCTCGTCCTGGTGGCGCTGCTCGCGATCCATCCGCGTGCGATTGATCTTCCGGTGGTGATGACCGGATCACTCGAGCACTTCCGGGCCGGTGTGCGATACGTGCGAGAGCGTCAGGCGCTCCTCCTTCCAGTCCTGACGATCTTCGTGGTCTCGTTCTTCGGATCGTCCGTCATCCAGCTCTGCGCCCCGCTGGCCCGACGCGTCTTCGACGTCGGCAAGGCGGAGTACGGCTTGATGGTCGCCGCGTTCGGTTTGGGAGCGGTCTTCGGGACGTTCTTCACCCTTGCGTTCGGTGACCGCATCCGCCGATCGCGGCTTGCGATGATCGGTCTCGTGCTCTTCGCGGTCGGGGAGATGCTGCTCGGTGGCGCGCCCGCGTATGCGGCCGGCGTTGTCGGACTCTTCGGGATGGGCTTCGCATACATGTTCATCGCCGTGTCGTTGAACACGTCGATCCAGGCTCGGGTCGAGGAGAGCCATCGCGGCCGGGTGTTGTCCATCTACCTGATGGGGTTGCTTGCCGGCGTCCCGTTCGGCGCACTCCTCGGCGGTGCCGTTGCTGACTTCGTGGGCCTCCGGGCGACGGTGATCGGCGGCGGCACCGTCGTTCTCGCATTCGCGGTGTTCGCGGCACTCGTGTACGACGCGATGGGGCCGTTGAACGAATCGATCGACGAGAGCGAACCCGTGCATGCCGATGCGCTCCTGACGACGCAGCCAACGATCGCAGGCGCGGACTGA
- a CDS encoding amidohydrolase family protein, with the protein MVTLIDTHVHVISEDEERFPLDPSGVTGAWYRDDPCSVERLLRLMDDAGVDAAVLVQAISAYRHDNRYCAESARRFPERCTSVACIDVTASDPIAAARQVVRDEAMRGIRWVAITDGGLQEPRGLWDEISTLEVPVVVTILAHRLAELAATIPNIPSVPLALDHCAFADFSHGVPDELSALAVFPNLYLKVSSNALDLMAAHGDPAEVVAELAGRFDGRLMWGSDYSQTHDRPYGELVEWGRAATAKLSPEHRAGYLGDNAVMMWPELGRRVARGPRR; encoded by the coding sequence ATGGTGACGCTCATCGACACGCATGTACATGTGATCAGCGAGGACGAGGAGCGCTTCCCCCTCGACCCGAGCGGGGTGACGGGTGCGTGGTACCGCGACGACCCGTGCTCGGTGGAGCGGTTGCTCCGGCTCATGGACGACGCCGGCGTGGACGCGGCGGTGCTTGTGCAGGCGATCAGCGCGTACCGACACGACAATCGGTACTGCGCCGAAAGTGCCCGGCGCTTCCCCGAGCGGTGCACGAGCGTCGCGTGCATCGACGTGACCGCGTCCGATCCGATCGCTGCGGCTCGACAGGTGGTGCGCGACGAGGCGATGCGTGGCATCCGTTGGGTCGCGATCACCGACGGGGGCCTCCAGGAGCCGCGCGGGCTGTGGGACGAGATCTCGACACTCGAGGTGCCGGTCGTCGTCACGATCCTTGCCCACCGACTCGCGGAGCTCGCGGCGACGATCCCGAACATCCCGTCGGTTCCCCTCGCGCTCGACCACTGCGCGTTCGCCGACTTCTCACACGGTGTGCCCGACGAGCTGAGCGCGCTCGCGGTCTTTCCGAACCTGTACCTCAAGGTGTCGTCCAACGCACTCGACCTGATGGCCGCACATGGTGATCCGGCCGAGGTCGTCGCCGAGCTCGCGGGGCGCTTCGACGGGCGGCTGATGTGGGGCTCGGACTACTCCCAGACACACGACCGCCCGTACGGCGAGCTCGTGGAGTGGGGCCGGGCCGCCACCGCCAAGCTCTCACCCGAACATCGCGCCGGCTATCTCGGCGACAACGCCGTCATGATGTGGCCGGAGCTGGGACGAAGAGTGGCGCGAGGACCTCGCCGCTGA
- a CDS encoding amidohydrolase family protein, whose amino-acid sequence MDANIFSEVASIDYPILDSDAHVNEPPDTWQGRVPAKFKDRAPKVVHTDNGDVWSFDDGKSIRPVGLTATAGLSYLQFKPAGITYEGMRPGSFDVKARLADMDADGIWLQVLYPSVTLGGAKVYGAEPELQRACVRAYNEWLAEFCDASDGRLVGQGILPTTGVDDAIEETKRCIELGHRGVVMSAFPNGSLDPAPEDDPYWSFVQDTGVPVAVHIGSFVKGAVGQNPPGMDTLAFMGVAGSSKAGAHTLPVVCDLLFSGIFERFTRLKLLLVEANIGWIPTLLEQVDDMFLRYRWFTNGVEQMRTMPSRIFHRNFWATFMVDTVGIELRHRLNLEHIMWSTDYPHTGTEWPNNRVSIERNFRGVPKDQVKAMLHDNCKALYNLDHVPDLLP is encoded by the coding sequence ATGGACGCCAACATCTTCAGCGAGGTTGCGAGCATCGACTACCCGATCCTCGACTCCGACGCGCACGTGAACGAGCCGCCCGATACGTGGCAGGGGCGAGTCCCGGCGAAGTTCAAGGACCGGGCACCGAAAGTCGTCCATACCGACAACGGCGACGTGTGGTCCTTCGACGACGGCAAGTCAATACGCCCCGTCGGCCTCACGGCGACCGCGGGGCTTTCGTACCTGCAGTTCAAGCCAGCGGGCATCACGTACGAGGGGATGAGGCCTGGGAGCTTCGATGTGAAGGCTCGGCTCGCCGACATGGATGCCGACGGCATCTGGCTCCAGGTGCTGTATCCGAGTGTCACGTTGGGGGGCGCAAAGGTCTACGGCGCGGAGCCCGAGCTCCAACGAGCTTGTGTGCGCGCGTACAACGAGTGGCTCGCGGAGTTCTGCGACGCGTCCGACGGTCGACTCGTCGGGCAGGGGATCCTGCCCACGACCGGTGTCGACGACGCGATCGAAGAGACGAAGCGGTGCATTGAGCTAGGGCACCGCGGCGTCGTGATGTCAGCGTTCCCCAACGGCAGCCTCGACCCCGCGCCTGAGGACGATCCGTATTGGTCGTTCGTGCAGGACACCGGCGTTCCGGTCGCGGTGCACATCGGCAGCTTCGTGAAGGGTGCGGTCGGTCAGAATCCGCCAGGGATGGACACGCTCGCGTTCATGGGCGTCGCAGGCTCGAGCAAGGCGGGCGCGCACACTCTGCCCGTCGTGTGCGACTTGCTGTTTTCCGGCATCTTCGAACGGTTCACGCGTCTGAAGCTGCTCCTCGTCGAGGCGAACATCGGGTGGATCCCGACGCTGCTCGAGCAGGTCGATGACATGTTCCTGCGTTACCGGTGGTTCACGAACGGTGTCGAGCAGATGCGCACCATGCCGAGCCGCATCTTCCACCGGAACTTCTGGGCCACGTTCATGGTCGACACCGTCGGCATCGAGCTTCGGCACCGGTTGAACCTGGAGCACATCATGTGGTCGACCGATTACCCACACACGGGTACGGAGTGGCCGAACAACCGCGTCTCGATCGAGCGCAACTTCCGCGGAGTGCCCAAGGACCAGGTCAAAGCGATGCTCCACGACAACTGCAAGGCCCTCTACAACCTGGATCACGTCCCCGACCTTCTCCCCTGA
- a CDS encoding nuclear transport factor 2 family protein, protein MKASDREQIVHTLFERLSARDFRGVANLLDDDVEFDLAFAPDFLEMPVRGPAAMEALLTNVIGAMFEPFRIEVTATYPGEDTETLVAEYRSEAVVKHNERPYLNRYVGIFRFAGDKIRFWREYHNPEAATAALS, encoded by the coding sequence GTGAAGGCGTCGGATCGGGAGCAGATCGTGCACACGCTCTTCGAGCGTCTCTCCGCCCGCGACTTCCGTGGTGTGGCCAACCTGCTCGACGACGACGTGGAGTTCGACCTCGCCTTCGCGCCCGACTTCCTCGAGATGCCGGTCCGGGGTCCAGCCGCGATGGAAGCGCTGCTCACAAACGTGATCGGCGCGATGTTCGAGCCGTTCCGCATCGAGGTCACCGCGACGTATCCCGGCGAGGACACCGAGACGTTGGTCGCGGAGTACCGCAGCGAGGCCGTGGTCAAGCACAACGAGCGCCCGTACCTCAACCGTTACGTCGGCATCTTTCGATTCGCCGGCGACAAGATCCGGTTCTGGCGCGAGTACCACAACCCCGAAGCCGCGACCGCCGCGCTGTCCTGA
- a CDS encoding SDR family NAD(P)-dependent oxidoreductase, which produces MVDLNGRVAVVTGSGRGIGRAEATRLAAYGAKVVVNDLGVATDGSGTDETPADEVVGEIRAAGGEAVADRSDISTPEGGEAVVQRAIDEWGGLDIVVNNAGFGRPRMVFNMATEEWDDVIRVHLRGTFAVTAPACRWWRSEAKRQDGPGYGRIVNTSTGLLMLGGAGQSNYVAAKAGVMAFTNAIATEMAPYGVTANTIMPSAYTRLAAIGWRSARNREAAPGEIDYGDPVHVAEMVCYVASPEAGYLSGQTFQVRGGTVEHISAWEIDRVFDRVDRGWTAPDLAGEIPRLFGAGAKRPELPPKEWKSKYQTKSGSATTPES; this is translated from the coding sequence ATGGTCGATCTGAACGGAAGAGTCGCCGTCGTCACCGGCTCGGGCCGTGGCATCGGCCGCGCCGAGGCGACGCGCCTCGCCGCCTATGGCGCCAAGGTGGTGGTCAACGACCTCGGCGTCGCCACCGACGGCAGCGGTACCGACGAGACCCCGGCCGATGAGGTCGTCGGCGAGATCCGTGCTGCCGGTGGCGAGGCCGTCGCGGACCGGTCCGACATCTCCACGCCCGAGGGTGGCGAGGCGGTGGTGCAGCGCGCCATCGACGAGTGGGGCGGGCTCGACATCGTGGTGAACAACGCTGGGTTCGGCCGCCCGCGGATGGTCTTCAACATGGCGACTGAAGAGTGGGACGACGTAATCCGAGTGCATCTCCGCGGCACGTTCGCCGTGACCGCGCCGGCCTGCCGCTGGTGGCGCTCTGAGGCCAAGCGCCAGGACGGGCCGGGATACGGGCGAATCGTCAACACCTCCACTGGCCTGCTGATGCTCGGCGGCGCCGGCCAGTCGAACTACGTCGCGGCCAAGGCCGGGGTGATGGCGTTCACCAACGCGATCGCCACCGAGATGGCGCCATACGGCGTGACGGCCAACACGATCATGCCGTCGGCCTACACACGCCTCGCGGCGATCGGCTGGCGCTCGGCCCGTAACCGAGAGGCCGCGCCGGGCGAGATCGACTACGGCGACCCGGTTCATGTTGCCGAGATGGTCTGTTACGTCGCGTCCCCCGAGGCGGGCTACCTCAGCGGTCAGACGTTCCAGGTGCGGGGTGGGACCGTCGAGCACATCAGCGCGTGGGAGATCGACCGGGTCTTCGATCGTGTCGATCGCGGTTGGACGGCCCCTGACCTCGCGGGCGAGATCCCGCGCCTGTTCGGCGCCGGCGCCAAGCGCCCCGAGCTGCCCCCCAAGGAGTGGAAGAGCAAGTACCAAACCAAGAGCGGGTCCGCGACCACTCCGGAAAGCTGA
- a CDS encoding serine hydrolase domain-containing protein, with the protein MSTAEICHGTCDPRFAAVGDAFASGFADGRELGASLAVEIDGRAVVDLWGGHVDAARSRRWDRDTIACTFSCTKGLAAIALLMLVDRGVVDLDAPVAKWWPEFAAAGKDDVPVRWLLTHEAGLSAISRPMPFGSLSDWEAMTDALAAQEPSWVPGTAHGYHGVTFGHLLGEVLRRADGRTIGTFLSEEIADPLSIDCFLGLPAAEESRTADMAIDLVEGAPTFFSHWQPDGLGPKSFGNPPDCNVIEHTNSRTFRAAEIPAANAHSNARALARVYGALGSGDLVDPELVAEAGRIHVDGLDVVMDLPTRFGLGFEITMPEAEFSFGPGERTFGHNGSGGSLGFLDPDAGVAFGYVMNRMQWTTRRDDERWFPILDALYEAL; encoded by the coding sequence ATGTCGACCGCCGAGATCTGCCACGGCACGTGCGACCCTCGGTTCGCTGCGGTCGGTGATGCTTTCGCCTCCGGCTTTGCCGACGGGCGCGAGCTCGGCGCTTCCCTTGCGGTGGAGATCGACGGCCGCGCGGTGGTCGATCTCTGGGGCGGTCACGTCGACGCGGCGCGTTCACGGCGCTGGGATCGGGACACGATCGCGTGCACGTTCTCGTGCACGAAGGGGCTGGCCGCGATCGCGCTGCTCATGCTCGTGGATCGCGGTGTGGTCGATCTGGACGCTCCGGTCGCGAAGTGGTGGCCGGAGTTCGCGGCAGCCGGCAAGGACGACGTGCCTGTGCGCTGGCTCCTGACCCACGAGGCCGGGCTGTCGGCGATCAGCCGACCGATGCCGTTCGGCTCATTGTCGGACTGGGAAGCGATGACCGACGCGCTGGCCGCCCAGGAGCCGTCGTGGGTTCCGGGCACCGCGCACGGCTACCACGGCGTGACGTTCGGCCACCTGCTCGGCGAAGTTCTGCGCCGCGCCGACGGGCGCACGATCGGGACGTTCCTTTCCGAAGAGATCGCGGACCCGCTGAGCATCGACTGCTTCCTCGGCCTGCCCGCTGCGGAGGAGTCACGCACCGCAGACATGGCGATCGATCTCGTCGAGGGCGCACCGACGTTCTTCTCGCACTGGCAGCCCGACGGTCTGGGCCCGAAGTCGTTCGGGAACCCGCCCGACTGCAACGTCATCGAGCACACGAACTCTCGTACCTTCCGCGCGGCCGAGATCCCTGCTGCCAACGCTCACTCCAACGCGCGCGCGTTGGCGCGCGTCTACGGAGCACTCGGAAGCGGAGACCTCGTCGATCCCGAGCTGGTTGCCGAAGCCGGGCGCATCCACGTGGACGGACTCGACGTCGTGATGGACCTCCCGACCCGCTTCGGCCTCGGGTTCGAGATCACGATGCCCGAGGCCGAGTTCTCGTTCGGACCCGGCGAGCGCACATTCGGTCACAACGGCTCGGGTGGTTCCCTCGGCTTCCTCGACCCGGACGCCGGGGTCGCCTTCGGTTACGTAATGAACCGCATGCAGTGGACCACGCGCCGCGACGACGAGCGGTGGTTCCCGATTCTCGACGCGCTCTACGAGGCGCTGTGA
- a CDS encoding spore germination protein GerW family protein → MELERISHVIEQARDALTVRRVYGDPIERDGTVVIPAAAVAGGAGGGGGTDELGNVGGGSGFGLHARPVGAFVIRDGNVRWEPVIDRERQLVINAALAIGMLLVLRPLLRGRRRGRGRS, encoded by the coding sequence ATGGAGCTCGAACGCATCAGCCACGTGATCGAACAAGCACGCGATGCGCTGACCGTGCGGCGCGTGTACGGCGACCCGATCGAGCGTGACGGCACGGTCGTCATCCCCGCAGCCGCGGTAGCCGGCGGCGCCGGCGGCGGCGGCGGCACGGACGAGCTGGGCAACGTCGGCGGCGGGAGCGGGTTCGGCCTGCACGCGCGACCGGTCGGCGCGTTCGTGATCCGCGACGGCAACGTGCGCTGGGAGCCGGTGATCGACCGCGAACGCCAACTCGTGATCAACGCCGCGCTCGCAATCGGCATGCTGCTCGTGCTCCGGCCGCTCCTGCGCGGTCGCCGTCGCGGCCGAGGTCGGAGCTGA